atTTCAATCTAAGATTGTTAAAAGTTTGTTTACAAGGttgatttaaaatacttaatGCTTAGCACAATGCCCTGGGGCAGTATCTTGTTATGTTGGTTGAATCTGGAAATCAGTTACCACAGCTTTTAGGGTGTTTAGTTGAAAACTATcattaaagttttctttcttgaaaatgaTGCCTAGATGCAAGAACTCACCTTAGCACCTGCTTTAGAAACAGGTACTTCAGGAAAACAGCCAGAAttcagaaaatacaagaaaaagttTATTGTTTGAAATTTCTTGAATGAGAACACCAGTTCTAGAGTTAAATATGTAAGTGACCagttatataaataaaagtaaatcacttaagaatcaaataaataaaccttttgaAGAAAGTTTATTTTAGCAGTGTCCCTATTAGAAATgttaatgatatttttctcttgtaAAGCAAATTATGAAATAGCTAACTATTAATCGGGTCTTATAATGAGTCAGTGCAACTACTTTCGTTTTTGATAACACAAGGGTAATATGATGAGGTTAACTTCACCATTATCATCCTCATTACTTGAAGATTACTTGATGGTCCTATAAAGCATTTTGAGAATGGCCTTAAAGGAACTGTGAGGAAATGCACATAACAGCAGAAagacacgtacacacacacacagacatgttcAAAAATGACGCTTagaagaacttttaaaaagtgatttttttccagaagaaagGCATTTGGACACTACTTGTATCTTAGATAGTTCAAAAttgtatatcatttaaaaattaatcattatATGTTAAGCTTTTCAAGTTGCTGAGTCAAAGATTGGTGGTGTCTTAACTTTATTTGAATGGGCTTCCATTGAATGCAGCAACATAGTCTGGCTTCTCATCTAAATCTATTCTCCTCAGTTGGTAAACTTTACCAATGGAAACTTTCCTTCATAAATTATAACAAATTAAAGGTGGACTTTCTGGCCGGAACTATcatctttaattaaaaacaaaatcacacaGCATTAGTTCAATGTGGATACTCCACAGCTCTTTGTattataattttgaattattaAAAACTCCCCCAAAGTTGTGGTAACTTGTTTTACAGATCTGGCCAGTAAAAATAAGATACTGCTCCCAGACTCTGGCAGTGAATGTTCTCAGTCTAACTTGAACTGATAGGTATTtgatttatcaattttaaaatgtttggtatATTTCAAGATAGTGTGATAATAAGAGTGTCCACTTCCATGGTGTTTACTTATTGCAGGGGCAGAAAAAAGAGATATATTGGACTTGTGTTATTTTCAATGACAGATTaatataatgtttttaataatagATCTCAGTCTCAAGCCCTGGTGCGAGCGCTGAcataaatgttaagaaaattgCCAGCATTGGTGATGTCTGTGAATCCATGAAACAGCAGCTCCTAGTCTTGGTGGAATGGGCTAAATATATCCCTGCCTTTTGTGAGTTACCACTGGACGATCAGGTATATAAGAGattacaaaactttaaaaagtgttttttgaaCTTTGCTAAGTTTGTGTGTTCTTTTagttatatttgcattttattttctatatgtgaCAAAGGTTAAATGGTCTTATGAGAGAAAATTGGTTTTCTTGTTCACTTATCCTGTTCTATTAAGAGGCAGACTGTTAAACTTCTATTTTAAGGGTCTTAGAAATTTATTGACTGGATAAGAGTTGATCAAGCCTATGTTCTTCCCTCTAGAAGTTTAAAAAGCTTATAATAAGGACTTCcccaatggtccagtggttaagactctgccttccaatgcacgggttgtgggttcaatacctggttaaggtcccacatgccatggggtgtgaccaaaatttttaaaaataatattaatagaataaaatatttaaggatgGGAGAAAAACAGATAGCAGGTAACTGCTATTGTAAGACATAGTATTGGAATACTTTTGTCTCAGAGGCAGATGGTACCCATTATGTCTTGGTGTTTACTAAAAGTACATAGAAAATTCTTCAGATATACCAGACCTCTTTTAGAGAGAAAACACACAGGTTGTGTTGGTGTCTCTGTAGGCACTTTTATGCAATTAACATACAAAATTGTGCCTTTCATGTTGTCAATTTTATTCTGGTAAttactatataaaaattatatatttagtaaaaaaaaaaatgtctgtagAATTGTGCTCTGAAATCTACAGAAAATAGATTTCAGATATAGTgatcttttctgaatatatatttcataCTTTGTCATATTTATATTAAGATATTTTAGTTAATAATTAAGAAGTTTAATTTTCTAATGTCTATAAAGATTGGATTATCagtttcaaattcatttttaactCTTCTAAGTAGTATATAATATTCTATAGatgtaaataatttgaaaatttccaATTCCTCCAGATAAAGCACAGTATGTAATAGTATGTAATATAACCAGGGTCTATTTTTGTACCCTCTTACCAGAGCTTTTTATGATTGacacacaaaaatgaagaaacaataaAAGGGAAATGTGTATGATTGTCTAAAAATCAAAGAAGGGCAAAATATTTACACACCAGAAAATAAAAGTGATCACAGGAAGTTAGCAGTTATATTTCTAGAAGAGCATTTCACCTGgttacagaaagaaaatactgtGAAATCTGAAATCATTCTTTAAATGTTCTCTAACTCCCTTCCTGGTATGAGTCATGGTTATGGACATATCATAAAGATAGCTTGGCTCAGAAGGCTATTTCACAGTGAATAATGCTAAATTGCTAAAACTTACTTGTCTCACCCCAAGCCATATAAGTAGGATTATGTTATttatcagttttatatttttattatcactCTTTAAAGTTGCTGACATATATGCAGACAGTGATTTAAAAATTGGGAGATTGAAATCCAGTAACTTGTCaataatagtttttatttactAACTGTTTAATATTAACAGTATACCATTAATAGCTGTGGATTGGCAGAGTCTACTATGGATAAGGAATTTTGATATTAGTTTTCAGTTACATTATATGTTACATTATTTAATAGTCTCCGGAGCTCTGTGGCATGTTTTATAATATCCACTTAACAATTTCTAAAACTGAGACATAAATCAGTTAAGTCCACTCAATATATTCATCACACAAATAGTTATTAGGACTACTGCTCAGTGTTAAGAACTGTGACTATATGGCAGGAAAAATACAGATTGCATCAGTATTCTCATAAAACTTGCATTCTTTTggggagagacagacaataaaaatgTCCACATTCTGAGTAAGATAATTCTAGGTGGGGATCAGTTCTATAAATTGAAATAGGATGAGGTGTTGGGGAATAGTCATGGGTGGAGTGGTAACAGATCCAGTAAATTGGGAATTAGAGATTTTTCTTGAGACCTGAGTAGCAAGGGACTAAGTCTGTCACGATCCGAGAAAAAGGCATTCTGGCTTCTGGAAGAGCGAATTCCAAGGCTCTGAGGCAGGGAGGCAAAATGTCTAGAGAAAAGTGAGCAAAGGATGTTTCGAGAAGAAACCAGAGTGGGTGGTGGCAATGGGGGAGGGACAAAGCACTGAGCCATCACCTCAGGTGAGGCCACGGTTGAGGTGTTCGGATTTCACTCTAAAGACAGTAAGAAATAGTTAAAGAGATTTTAGCAGAGGAGTGATATTAATTGATGAATATTGTACAAGATATCATTTTAGAAGGTTTGTCAAGAAGGACTTAAGATGGAGGAACCAGAAAGGAAGCAGGAATACTTAGTAGATCTTTGGAATGTATTTTGGTAGGCCAGGTGAAGAATGACCAAGGTTTGGACATTGGTGGTAGCAATGGAGAAGCCCTGCTAGGATGTGCTGTGCAATTAGAGAGGGATCCAAATGGACCCTTGGTTTTGATGTGAAAAAGCATTTTGGATGACTGTACCTTTAACTGAGGAGATGAAGATGCTGGAGAAGCATTCACTTTGATGAATTAAACTTGAAATGCTTCCTATTTGTTCTAATAGTGATGTTCAGCAGGGAATCCAACTGCTCTGAGAGTTTAGTTCAGAGTTAAAGGTTCAGTCTAGAAAGCGTCAGAACCCAGATCCCGCATACTCATTTCACAGTATCACCCCTCTTTGCTTTACTTTTGTTTgtgggtgcgtgctaagtcactttagtcatgtctgactctgtgcaaccccatggactgtaacccaccaggctcctctgtccatgggattctccaggcaagaatactggagtgggttgccatgccctcctccaggggatcttcctgaaccagggatcaaaccctcctctcctatgtcttctgcattggcagatgggttctttaaccactagtgccacgtgggaaaccctttgcttttgtttgttcagtTTAATTATGTGTAACAGGTTGTGTTtgacatatatttttcttctttagtcctCATGACTGCACTTTGAGATTTTCATCACTATCTCCAtttgataaatgaaaacaaatgagtcCCAAACATACTGGTTAACTGACCCAAGCTTAAACATGTAGTAAGTGGAGAAACCAGAATTTGAACTATAGTTTGTTAGACTCTATTCTCAAATATCATTCACTCCCAAACactaaattattctttttttttttcttttcttgctgccATCCTATTGCCTGATTAGTTTTAGaaattttgaaagtaaaactCTATTGATGTGCTTAAAATAGAAGGCTTAATAATAAGAATCTATGAATATTGTAGTttgttaaaacaaacaacaacaaaaaaatgttccAGGCTTAAAGAACACTAAGTTAATCAGACTTTATTATAAATCCTTTCATCATTATGTTTTATAATCAATTGTTAAACTTGGTATTTTTCATTAAGGTGGCACTGTTGAGAGCTCACGCAGGGGAACATTTACTGCTTGGAGCTACAAAGAGATCCATGATGTATAAAGATATTTTGCTTTtgggtaagttttttttttttttattttaatttttttttcttcaagtttaaGAACTCTTTGCCTCACCATAGTTCTTGAAGATAATGTTTTTCTATAAGATTTGTGCTTATTTGTTTTGTCTATGAAATGTTCAATGGCCCAATTGCTCTAGCAGCCTTATTTATAAGACTccattgaattttatataaactttGTCCAAAATCACTTGGGCCTCTTTCTATGGgtagaataattttaattttattttaattttaaaaaattatgcttgCTTGATACTTACAGGGGGTTTATTCTATATGTACCAGGCACTCAGAGATACTGTCAAATGATGCTATCACTTCACAATGGATTTAGGTGGTCAGAGgctctgtttttcctttcctttattgcAAGGAAGTTCAGAAGAGATGTTCAGTATGcattaaataaaagagaaatgttgCTCAATAAACAAAATATCAAGATATGTTTATTTCAGGACAAAGAATTAGTGATTTGTGTCACCATCTTATGGAATTCCATACATTTTAAGTGTCTACCTAATAATTATACTATATATCATTTTCTAATCTTCTAAAGATTAGTTTATCTCCTAGGATCTCATTGCCTATGATATGCTATAAAatcccaagttaaaaaaaatttcataacaATGTCTGAAAAATTCTCATAGTTAAATAGCAGTGCTGAATCAGGCAAAATTATGACAGCAAGTGGGATAAGGCACAAAGGAAAAGCGTGTGTCTTCATTAAGGAAGTACTCTGATCCAccccctcttcagttcagttcagttcaatctctcagtcatgtccggctctttgcaaccccaagaaccacagcatgccaggcctcctgaaatctaccaaaacccatgtctgtcgagttggtgatgcatccaaccatctcatcctctgtcatccccttctcctcctgctctcaatctttcccagcatcagggtcttttcaaatgagtcagctctctgtatcaggtggccaaagtattggagtttcagcttcaacatcagtccttccaatgaacaatcaggactgatctcctttaggatggactggttggatctccttgcagtccaagggactcttaagagtcttctccaacaccacagttcaaaagcatcaattcttcccctTTACTTACCTTATAAAATTAGGCTTCCTGTTAAGAGAGTTGAGATCTCTCTAATGCTTAGAAGCTCTTTCTCCCTCTGGCTgagtaaaatgaaaactaaattgtCTTATTCCATTTTTTAGACAGATATTTTGTCCCAAATAGAAATAAATTGAACATAATATCACAATAGCCAATAGTTTAAGATATATGCCTTTAAGTGCTTTAACATATCTCTATATATACactctctcatttaatcctcagaataaCCCTGAGGGATATGTACTATTATTTTCAACCTGTTTTGTCGGTAAAGAAATGAAGGCAGAGTAAGTTTGTCTGAGGTCACAAAGCAAGTAAGGGATTGAGCCAAGATTCTAAACCACATAATATGACTGCTTTTAAATTCTGCTAAATTTTCTCTTACAATTTTAGCACTCCTACAATACTGTTCTCCTTATAAATGTGAATATAATAAgcgtagaaaacaaaacaatcttaCCACATAGTTCTAAATAGTCTTATCCTAAATAATTAGATAATTCAACTTTTCATAAGAGGAGCAGggctacactttttaaaatacttttgcaTGTGTTGTTATACTTAAGATTGTCTTTGCCTGgtgaaagaattcagaatacTCTGCTTTTtataaaaccagaaaataaaaatttagcagTTATTTTAGGCGCTCAAATAAGCTTCCAATTTCCTAATATTTTAGAAGCTATAATATTGTTATATTATAGCCCAAGACTTTCTAAGGTAGAACATATTTAAAGATTAGGTGGTCCAGATTTCTATCCAATTTCTGAATTCCTTTGAATTCTGCTGCAGATGTTAGCCTTGTGATTAGATGATCTTCCCATCTCTTCTTAAAGAAGCCCAGGATGAGAGAATTTACTGTTTAATGAGGCAACTCATAAGAGTATAgctgatagtttaaaaaaattagcctTGTCTACTTAAGCTTATTAAAATTGTGTCTCAGTAGTTGTTATATGTATAAACACCTATACCACTGAAGGAATGCTAGTTTACTTCACTAGAAGCAAGAGAGATTCTTTAGGTTTTGTATCATGCTCATTAATGAGTAAGGTACTAACAGATAACTGACATAGTGGAAAGCTAATCATTATATCTTGTTTCTCCTTTGTCAATAATTAGCTTGTTATTAGTCTGTACTTTAGTATTATCACCAGTGACCGAGGCTGTTAAAATGCATGTGATCATATTATCAATGTTATTGATCCTGTAAGTGTTCTTAAGTTTTTCCTAACATAATTAACAACACTACTGAGAGAGGAAGTACTATTCGTGTTTCTTCAAgggaaaatgatttaaaatatttgtttataaaagtTTAAACAAAATCTGACAATGTTGCATGTGTGAGAGGGTTGATGGTTTaactattactatttttttaatgtagggaACAACTATGTTATTCACCGCAACAGCTGTGAAGTCGAGATTAGCCGTGTGGCCAACCGGGTTCTAGATGAGCTGGTCCGACCATTTCAAGAAATTCAGATTGATGATAATGAATATGCCTGTTTGAAGGCAATTGTCTTTTTTGATCCAGGTTTGTTCCCAAAGTTTCAGTAAAAATGATTGCAGTGAAAATTAAactgccttttattttatttgttaataattttatctgtttgtttatttttggctgcactggatctcccttgctgtgcagacttttctctagttgcagtgagcggggctactctccagttgcggcgcacaggcttctcactgtggtgtctTCTCTTATTGAGGAGCACTGGTTCTAGGACACACAGGCTTTAGTAGctacagcacgtgggctcagtagttgtggccccaggctcttgagcacaggttcagtagctgtAGTGCATACACTTAGTTGTCTGGTGGCATGCAAggattttcccagatcagggatcgaacccacgtctcctgccttggcaggtggattctttaccactaaaccaccaagTGGTTTAAAAGTcaccaacttttaaaatattagaatatttaCTCTCACACTCTGGTAAGACAGAATATTTAGGTTGCTCTTTTTATTCCTGCACTAGATGCAAAAGGGCTAAGTGATCCAGTGAAGATTAAGAACATGCGGTTCCAAGTGCAGCTGAGTTTGGAGGACTACATCAACGACCGGCAGTATGACTCCCGGGGCAGATTTGGGGAGCTGCTTCTGCTCCTGCCCACGCTGCAGAGCATCACGTGGCAAATGATTGAGCAAATACAATTTGTTAAACTTTTTGGAATGGTTAAAATTGACAACTTACTTCAGGAGATGTTACTAGGTGGTGAGTTTATTtaagaatttctattttatttcttagcATCATATTACAGTGCTTTAGAGCAAGTTTGACCTTTTTACTTTTTGTCCATGATGTAATgaactcaatttttattttgcatttagaaAAATCTATAAAACATATTGGCTGGGAACACAAATACTTGAACATATTCAAACCTCCCTCCTCTTCATACTCAACCTCCACCACCTTTACTCCACCCATCCCTCTTACCTCAATTTTCAGATCCTCCCAAATATggtaaatggaaatatatttcttattgttGGTACTTCTTGGagtatattatattttttctatgtcTTTCCTCCTCTAAAAGCTCACCGAtggcaaaataaaacaacaacaacaaaaatacatagagtaaatagcttaaaaataaacattctgcTCCTGAAATAAATTAACTGACACAACACAATGAGAAGGGGAAAATGAGATTTCTTTGCTGCAGTAGATGTCGGGAATAACTTAAGGAATCATTTATTTTGTGTTCTGATCTAGATTAAATTTCCttgtaaaatctattttattttattttagttttagttttctaGTGGTTAATGTGTTTCTAATGATATCTTTCTGAAATAAAAGTTGTTTATGCTATTAGGGTGATCCCAAATACTATAAACTTGAGGTAAGTGATTCTTGGAATTGCCTTAACAACAGGCAGCAAACATAATGATTCCAGGAAACTGCACGGAAGGTCCATTATTAATATACAACATAATATGATACAACATTAATCTAGCCAGTGTACAGTGAAAGCTGACATTGTCTTTAATGTAGCAGTGACTCtattaatttatttctgaattcCCAAAAAGCACTTTGCAAAAATAGCAATATTTAAGCTGTCAATCAAAACACTTGTTTTAAGGTAAACTTGCTGTTCCTGATTAAATATCCCTTACACAAGCATCTTTTTATCTTCTGTAGGTGCTTCCACTGAGCCTAACCATCTCCATCATCCAATGCACCCACATTTGTCTCAAGATCCATTAACTGGACAGACTATACTTCTGGGTTCAATGTCAACACTGGTGCATACAGACCAGATATGTAAGTATCTGGACCACTTGTGAAACACAGTATTTCTTAAACTTAACTAGTTGAGAAAATGTGAAATTTGGGGAAAGAATCTATTAGTGCCCAGAAATTGTAAAAATTGGATATAATTTCTTCTCCAGGATTTGATTGTGGGAGATTGTGAAACAAGTCACTTGTTCTTCTCATGTATGAGTTTTCTCCCTAAAATGGAGATATGAGTGCCTAAATCTTTCTACTTCATTGGTTTGGTAGTGCAAAAGGACATATAGGATGCTCACTTTGCCTGGTAGTGCAGGACCATAAAAATTACATACAAACTGGAACCACGCAAAGGAATCTtaataattaagagaaaaattaagatTAGTGATGACCCTTAAACATGTTTATCAAAACATTAAGAGCTCTTTTAACTATAAGTTATAAATgtataggaaaattaaaaatagtatttttaatgtttagtacaccataatttaaaatattaaaaacactgagaaaaatatGAAGAGTAGTTTGGGCAGTGCTTGCCATGTTCTTTTTCAAGGACTTACAAGAGGAAGTGAGCATTTATGATGAAATTTACTCTTTTGGTAGTCTGGATTGTTTTCCAGTATTTTATCCTTTGTATTTTCAATGTCATGAAATATCTCTCAGAAACCATTTGATAGGAAGTTTTTTGTCAGTTTCACTTCCTCTGGAACCTCTCCATCCTTTCAAAGAATTGGGCTCCTTATTAATGTTGACAAGTTTTCCTTCAGCTTAAGCTCTTGGCTGTATTTTTAGGGATTCAAACAATGACAAAGTGAACATTTCCATGGTCAGTGTTTTCTTCTATTAACTACATTTACGTTCCATTTGAATTTCACGTCCAGCAttatcattttttgtttctttactgCCCACTCTCCCCTTCCGGCCAATTCTCTTTCAGTTGTCCATGTTTTCAAAATGTCATGTGAATTTATCACTGGGAGGGAGAGAGTATGTGAACTGAAGGAAATATGTTTGTTGACCAATCACAGTCTTGAACAGACTGAAGGATGTGGTGTGATTGGTTACTGATCAAAATGCACATCTATTATTTAGGTAATTATTTGTGGACTGAAAAAGTTAGCTGTGAAGTTTGTAAAGTTTGCAATACAGTCAAGTTTGTGAGTTTATGCAACACTCACTGTTAATTTGAGTTAACATACTAACTGAAATGTGAACCAGGTTTTTGAAAGACTAGTGCTATTTAACTAAGCAGTGATGAGTGGAATTTATGTGTATCACAAT
Above is a window of Bos javanicus breed banteng chromosome 14, ARS-OSU_banteng_1.0, whole genome shotgun sequence DNA encoding:
- the HNF4G gene encoding hepatocyte nuclear factor 4-gamma isoform X2; its protein translation is MNTADNGVNCLCAICGDRATGKHYGASSCDGCKGFFRRSIRKSHVYSCRFSRQCVVDKDKRNQCRYCRLRKCFRAGMKKEAVQNERDRISTRRSTFDGSNIPSINTLAQAEVRSRQISVSSPGASADINVKKIASIGDVCESMKQQLLVLVEWAKYIPAFCELPLDDQVALLRAHAGEHLLLGATKRSMMYKDILLLGNNYVIHRNSCEVEISRVANRVLDELVRPFQEIQIDDNEYACLKAIVFFDPDAKGLSDPVKIKNMRFQVQLSLEDYINDRQYDSRGRFGELLLLLPTLQSITWQMIEQIQFVKLFGMVKIDNLLQEMLLGGASTEPNHLHHPMHPHLSQDPLTGQTILLGSMSTLVHTDQISTPETPLPSPPQGSGQEPYKIAANQASVISHQSLSKQKQL
- the HNF4G gene encoding hepatocyte nuclear factor 4-gamma isoform X1, with the translated sequence MCVSKSMMRVSEPILDMEMANYSEVLDPTYTTLEFDTMQILYNSNDSSVPETTSMNTADNGVNCLCAICGDRATGKHYGASSCDGCKGFFRRSIRKSHVYSCRFSRQCVVDKDKRNQCRYCRLRKCFRAGMKKEAVQNERDRISTRRSTFDGSNIPSINTLAQAEVRSRQISVSSPGASADINVKKIASIGDVCESMKQQLLVLVEWAKYIPAFCELPLDDQVALLRAHAGEHLLLGATKRSMMYKDILLLGNNYVIHRNSCEVEISRVANRVLDELVRPFQEIQIDDNEYACLKAIVFFDPDAKGLSDPVKIKNMRFQVQLSLEDYINDRQYDSRGRFGELLLLLPTLQSITWQMIEQIQFVKLFGMVKIDNLLQEMLLGGASTEPNHLHHPMHPHLSQDPLTGQTILLGSMSTLVHTDQISTPETPLPSPPQGSGQEPYKIAANQASVISHQSLSKQKQL